Proteins found in one Microbacterium sp. LWS13-1.2 genomic segment:
- a CDS encoding spermidine/putrescine ABC transporter substrate-binding protein yields MERSLETQVSQAVDAWLAWLPRWEPATHRGRTAPCRRCFGSPVLSAAGLGADVPHGVQHGLSTRIKTIVDRSVAEYTALNLPMLQTELDQQAARNRARSYRPGEGLDPEFEGLPLDPEPVPGAPFLFTIAGLAEEADAHVPDLPPLTEEAKAALRQEVGLADDYANMVGREVCTILLHHRLRIQAAVGEFVEPQIEAMLADLTKSLDAPFDPHDPGEAPRLE; encoded by the coding sequence GTGGAGCGGTCGCTCGAGACCCAGGTCAGCCAGGCGGTGGACGCCTGGCTCGCCTGGCTGCCGCGGTGGGAGCCTGCGACGCACCGCGGCCGGACCGCTCCGTGCCGGCGCTGCTTCGGGTCGCCGGTGCTGTCCGCGGCGGGGCTCGGAGCCGACGTCCCGCACGGCGTGCAGCACGGGCTCTCCACGCGGATCAAGACCATCGTCGACCGCTCGGTGGCCGAGTACACGGCACTGAACCTCCCGATGCTGCAGACGGAGCTCGACCAGCAGGCGGCCCGCAACCGTGCGCGCAGCTATCGGCCGGGCGAGGGGCTGGACCCCGAATTCGAAGGGCTGCCGCTGGATCCTGAGCCGGTGCCCGGTGCGCCGTTCCTCTTCACGATCGCAGGTCTCGCCGAAGAGGCCGACGCGCACGTTCCGGACCTGCCGCCGCTGACCGAGGAGGCCAAGGCCGCGCTCCGCCAGGAGGTCGGCCTCGCGGACGACTACGCCAACATGGTCGGCCGCGAGGTGTGCACCATCCTGCTGCACCATCGCCTGCGCATCCAGGCCGCGGTCGGCGAGTTCGTCGAGCCCCAGATCGAGGCGATGCTCGCGGATCTCACGAAGTCGCTCGACGCGCCGTTCGACCCGCACGACCCCGGCGAAGCCCCGCGCCTGGAGTGA
- a CDS encoding serine/threonine-protein kinase — MATRLPSAPPILPGLAYIRPLGSGGFADVFLYEQDMPRRNVAVKVMPSDVRDPELRRMFNAEADVLAHLSAHPSIVTVYQASISADGRPYIVMEYCPGSLAQRYRVERIPVEEVLAIGVRMASALESAHRAGLIHRDVKPSNILITTFGTPVLADFGISASLQRKSGGEVLAMSIPWSSPEVVAEQTSGTVTSEVWSIGATVYSLLAGHSPFERRERGQNTKDLLRRRIARATYVEIPRADVPASLQSVLATAMSRDPGRRYDSARAFGEALREVQAGLGLSPTPLEIPDAEWSPASGPVDFGDSALRGPARSHVERDLTRKSRAGTGVAALARDEDTEISAPARLRRGGGALPWVVGIGAGVVAGAGAVVAVLLAVGVL; from the coding sequence GTGGCCACACGGCTTCCCTCGGCGCCCCCGATACTTCCCGGGCTGGCCTACATCCGCCCTCTCGGCTCCGGCGGATTCGCCGACGTCTTCCTGTACGAGCAGGACATGCCCCGCCGCAACGTCGCGGTCAAGGTCATGCCCAGCGACGTGCGCGACCCCGAGCTGCGGCGCATGTTCAACGCCGAAGCCGATGTCCTGGCACACCTGTCCGCCCATCCCTCGATCGTGACCGTCTACCAGGCCAGCATCTCGGCCGACGGGCGGCCGTACATCGTGATGGAGTACTGCCCCGGCTCGCTCGCGCAGCGCTACCGGGTGGAGCGCATCCCCGTCGAGGAGGTGCTCGCGATCGGCGTGCGCATGGCGAGCGCGCTGGAGTCGGCGCATCGCGCCGGCCTCATCCACCGCGACGTCAAGCCCAGCAACATCCTCATCACGACCTTCGGTACTCCGGTGCTCGCCGACTTCGGCATCTCAGCGTCGCTCCAGCGCAAGAGCGGCGGCGAGGTGCTGGCGATGTCGATCCCGTGGAGCTCGCCCGAGGTCGTGGCCGAGCAGACCAGCGGCACCGTCACGAGCGAGGTGTGGAGCATCGGCGCGACGGTGTACTCGCTGCTCGCGGGTCACAGCCCCTTCGAGCGGCGTGAGCGCGGCCAGAACACCAAGGATCTGCTGCGGCGTCGCATCGCGCGCGCCACTTACGTCGAGATCCCCCGCGCCGACGTCCCGGCGTCGCTGCAGAGCGTGCTCGCCACGGCGATGAGCCGCGACCCCGGTCGCCGCTACGACTCGGCGCGTGCGTTCGGCGAGGCGCTGCGCGAGGTGCAGGCGGGGCTGGGCCTCTCGCCGACGCCGCTCGAGATCCCCGACGCGGAGTGGTCACCGGCATCCGGTCCGGTCGACTTCGGCGACTCGGCGCTGCGCGGACCGGCCCGCTCCCATGTCGAGCGCGACCTCACCCGCAAGTCCCGGGCAGGCACCGGGGTGGCAGCCCTCGCCCGTGACGAAGACACGGAGATCTCGGCGCCCGCGCGCCTCAGACGCGGCGGCGGCGCGCTGCCGTGGGTCGTCGGCATCGGCGCGGGAGTGGTCGCCGGCGCCGGCGCCGTCGTCGCGGTGCTGCTGGCCGTGGGGGTGCTGTGA
- a CDS encoding ABC transporter translates to MSDPKSSYGEPVEEPNGVDDVVGRANEGLADAEAARRDAVDADSSTAAASTPADASDASAPAVADEPAVAPADEAVAPATATPADAEPDPWASPEAASLDYSSTAAPVADDAPTVVAAPVVTPSEPVVAEPTVVAAAAPQPIFVQAPEAPRPRGNRAAAGAIGLLAAIAFAVLYLAVWLGVDAIEGDLTGENVGTTVVGALGTWSLWVPVVVFFFAFWVLGAIINRGRWGAWVVFGILVGIAAYGGHILGALFQAPFWELTATEGGDLAEAELLTPLAIAAFVIGRELTIWFGAWAASRAKRVTELNIEAQREYERTLEAGPQLVRA, encoded by the coding sequence ATGAGTGACCCCAAGTCGTCTTACGGCGAGCCCGTCGAAGAGCCCAACGGCGTCGACGACGTCGTCGGTCGCGCGAACGAAGGCCTCGCCGACGCAGAGGCCGCCCGCCGCGATGCGGTCGACGCCGACAGCTCCACCGCAGCCGCATCCACGCCCGCGGATGCGTCCGACGCGAGTGCTCCGGCCGTCGCCGACGAGCCCGCCGTCGCCCCGGCCGACGAGGCCGTGGCCCCCGCCACCGCGACCCCGGCGGACGCGGAGCCCGACCCGTGGGCATCGCCGGAGGCGGCATCCCTCGACTACTCCTCCACGGCGGCACCCGTTGCCGACGACGCGCCGACCGTTGTCGCCGCGCCCGTCGTCACTCCGAGCGAGCCCGTCGTCGCCGAGCCGACGGTCGTCGCCGCCGCGGCTCCGCAGCCCATCTTCGTCCAGGCGCCGGAAGCGCCGCGACCGCGCGGCAACCGCGCGGCGGCCGGTGCCATCGGCCTCCTCGCCGCCATCGCGTTCGCCGTGCTGTACCTCGCCGTCTGGCTCGGCGTCGACGCGATCGAGGGCGACCTGACCGGCGAGAACGTCGGCACGACGGTCGTCGGTGCCCTGGGCACCTGGTCGCTGTGGGTGCCGGTCGTGGTCTTCTTCTTCGCCTTCTGGGTGCTGGGCGCGATCATCAACCGCGGTCGGTGGGGCGCCTGGGTGGTCTTCGGCATCCTGGTCGGCATCGCCGCGTACGGCGGCCACATCCTCGGCGCGCTCTTCCAGGCGCCGTTCTGGGAGCTCACGGCGACCGAGGGCGGCGACCTCGCCGAGGCCGAGCTGCTCACGCCGCTGGCGATCGCCGCGTTCGTCATCGGGCGCGAGCTGACCATCTGGTTCGGCGCCTGGGCGGCTTCGCGCGCGAAGCGCGTGACCGAGCTCAACATCGAGGCGCAGCGGGAGTACGAGCGCACGCTCGAGGCCGGGCCGCAGCTCGTCCGCGCGTAG